In the Oreochromis niloticus isolate F11D_XX unplaced genomic scaffold, O_niloticus_UMD_NMBU tig00003531_pilon, whole genome shotgun sequence genome, one interval contains:
- the LOC109200970 gene encoding mitochondrial ubiquitin ligase activator of nfkb 1-A-like, with amino-acid sequence MFPEFSMVNILKVTPGACLQHVIIEGAVKPARRPLISWYNKDNVGMLHKFMVKEPRLLWNGLLRTWTVVMRRERNSS; translated from the exons ATGTTTCCAGAATTCTCCATGGTTAACATTTTGAAGGTTACTCCAGGAGCATGTCTACAGCATGTCATCATTGAAG GTGCCGTAAAACCAGCTAGAAGGCCTCTCATTAGTTGGTACAACAAAGACAATGTTGGCATGCTGCACAAATTCATGGTGAAAGAACCCAGGCTGTTGTGGAACGGACTTTTACGTACATG GACAGTAGTGATGCGTCGCGAACGAAACAGCTCTTAG